The window TTAATTGCTCATATCCTGTCAGAGAAGACTGTTTGTCTCGTGGAGATCAACTTAATTGATATGAAAAGGCTTTGCATCAGATGTGGGGCATTACAGGACGAAACCCAATGTAACAACATGGGACGTTGCGTCATGACATGACACGTTTGGCAAAGCTCGAAGAGAAAACTCGATCACATTGACAATATACAAATACTTTATAAACATTAGTCAAGCCAAACTTTACTGCTGTGAATGTAATATTTATACAGATCCCTCAAAAAAAGCCCTTCTTGACCTCATGTCACCTGTACAGCAGTTGTCGGTTTCTTCTGGGTCTTCATCCAGGATTTAAAGTCCGTGCAAGCTCTGCACGGCTTCTTCTTCACACCCCCGGTCTGCTCCGCCGGCTCCTTACCGGAGCTGTCCTCCGGTGGTTTAGCGGCTACGGGAAACGGGAAACCTTCAAACCCGGGCAGGTTGGAGGCTGACGTCCCTTTCGGTCCTGCGGGAGCAGCCATGTTTGCGGACTGTATTACCCAATACCTCGGACCGCTTTATCGATACAACATCAGGGATGTCCGGATGTTAAAAATGCAGCTACATCCAACTCGGCCCGCTGTcgctttttaatatattttactcCACCGGGAGGACGTCGCGGTCGTCGTGCCGCTCACTTACCGACCGATAACGACGCACGGGGACAACATTTGCGTGACCGTGagtttccttgtttcctccggACTTTTCATGGGCACGGAACGACTTCCGGTCGGTGATGTCAGTTGTCTGTGCATGCCGCTGAGAGAAGCCTCTATCAAAGTGTACGTTTCTATCATATTACAACATTTGTTACCAACTTGACATTGCATGTGTTTTATGCAGATATTCATTTAAAGCTATTTGTGTCGATTCATAGTTTTTAATCGTGTTTATAAACTGTTAGGTGTCCACTTGTTAGCCGGGTGGCTAACCGAGCTAGCTGTGGAGTGACACGTTTATTGCTCTCTGTTGGTTTCTCTCCTCGGCAGAGTCACGTCGTCTGAAGCTCAGCCGAACCGCCACGATGGGGATCTTGGAGAAAATCGCGGAAATAGAACGAGAAATCGCTCGGACGCAGAAAAACAAAGGTAAAAAAGTTCCAGTCGCGAGGCTAACCGTTAGCTTAACCATGGACGAACTTGTGTACCACCTCTCTTGtctcactgtttgtgtgtcagctTGTCCGTGTTGTGTTACTCATCGATCTCAGAGTAGGAGATGCGTGCTAATTGACACCGTAAGCTTGATTACAGCAACCACATACCTAAAGGAACAATCTCCCAAATAACAGCTGattcattcaaatgaatcaaACTAAACTCCAGTGTGGTGTTTGTGCTGGTATCACAGTTTTATAGCCACCTTTCTTCACCTCTCACCTTCATTAATGTGGCATCAGACTCCTACTTTTAAAGCAGCTTGTgtcaccattttcttttctcgttAATTTCTCCAGCCACTGAGTACCATCTGGGTTTGCTCAAGGCCAAGCTAGCCAAATACAGAGCGCAGCTCCTGGAGCCCAAGTCAACGGGGGCCAAAGGCGAGGGCTTCGATGTCATGAAATCTGGAGATGCTCGTGTTGCTCTTATCGGTTTCCCCTCTGTGGGTAAGGTACGTCAACATTGCCGGCGGTTTTCAGGTTTGGATCTGGAAACTCTTTCATCATCATGTTTCATTAGTCCTGCTGCACTGTGCAtctcaaatacaaacaaatagtAAGAGGGTTGAACTGACCCAACGGTCCTCTCGCATTGAAAAGCAACAGAAAGAAACGtgtgaaatgtatatatatgaaacataaTCCAACGATTCGACACGTCCGGGTGTAATTGAATCCTCCGTTGTGTCCTGCAGTCCACCTTTCTTAGTTTGATGACATCAACAGCCAGTGAAGCTGCTTCCTATGAGTTCACCACTCTCACCTGCATACCTGGTGTCATAGAGGTACACACAATCACAGCCACTGCATGTCTTAATTattgtttaaacaaaaaataagtaACATTTACACTGTTATTTGTTGCTTTTCAGTACAAAGGGGCCAACATCCAGTTGCTGGATTTGCCAGGAATCATTGAGGGTGCTGCCCAAGGTACGCTTAGATGTTTTCTATAATGTTGTGTACTTAAACTCAAAGTGAGCAGACACTGTATCATATCTATTTTGTTATTGTGGCGTTGCATCAGAATTATTAAAGAACAATAAAGTGTGGGATTTCAGAGTAATCATTCTTTCAGTTTATAATTTAGATGCTGCCTCTCGAAATATTGAGAGAGGGCTTCATAGTGATTTTAAAACACTGACCCGTTGACTGGTTATAGGTAAGGGTCGAGGTCGGCAGGTCATTGCCGTTGCCAGGACGGCAGACGTCGTCATCATGATGTTGGACGCGACTAAAGGAGAAGTTCAGAGGTGTGTGATGcccactgtttgtgtgtttgtgtgtgtgcgagccGGTCTGTTGAGAGGCTGACGAGTTATTTCATCAACTAATTatttcctatttatttatttttcatctttctaGAGAACTTCTAGAAAAGGAGTTGGAGTCGGTGGGCATCAGACTCAACAGGTCGaaaccaaatatatatttcaaggTATATTTTCTATCATCCTCCTGAGCGGACCATCAATATCAACAGCTGAATTCAAAGAGACCTGTGTTGTTGCAAACATTTTGGGTTTAAAATAGTCACGGTAGCTTGCTTTGTCATTAAGGGGTCTTGCTGCTAGCGGAGCATGAAAGAAACCTGTCGTGTTATAAAACTGAACTGTGGTAAATGTGTGATTTATGTTTTCCTGTAGCCCAAGAAAGGTGGCGGCCTCTCCTACAACTCCACAGTTCCTCTCACCATGTGCTCAGAGAAGCTTGTTCAGCTCATCCTTCACGAATACAGTATCCTTCCCCCCTCAAGTGGCAGAAGAGGCTCCTCGTAGAAAATCATTTCTATGGACTTAATAAGTCACAGTAGgatttgtttgatttctttaaCCGCTTCTCCTCAGAAATCTTTAATGCAGAAGTCCTCTTCAGGGAGGACAGCACACCAGACGAGTTCATCGACGTCATCGTCGGGAACAGAGTATACATGCCTTGCCTTTATGTAAGTCAGTGTCCATCATCTGGGTTGGGTCAAAGCCTCATAGctcttaaatattaaatgtttcaaAGCCAAATTCCAAGTCCGGAGAGAGGTTTTTCTGAACATTTTCAACCCATAGAAACAAATGTTGTTGTGCAAAAAACTGGAAGATATATTTGGAGTTACGAGGTTCTGTCAAGCTTTTAGCATTTGCTTAGGgtctctttttcccccctcataTTATTTGTGGTATTTACAGGTGTACAATAAGGTGGATCAAATCTCCATCGAGGAGGTTGACCGCCTGGctcacagagctaacagtgttatCATCAGGTCagatatctgtgtgtgtgtgtgtgtgggtgtgtgtaacTCGTTTTGTATTCATCTATGTAAATATCTCTAAGTATGTGGGAGTTAAACAGCTTTCTCCGTTTCTCTCCACATGTATATTTCAGTTGTGGGATGAAGTTGAACCTGGATTACCTTCTAGAGACGTTGTGGGAATACTTGGCTCTGATTTGCATTTACACGAAGAAAAGAGGAGGTACATGCGCATTTTCTCTTCAGATGCTTGACTGTCGTCAATCTCGTGTATACCTAATGTATTAagtcttcctttcttctttttccattaGAGCGCCCCGACTTTAACGATGCCATCATTATGAGAAGAGCAGCGTCTGTAGAACACGTGGTACGTAAAACGCCAACATTTGTACATGAGTTAATATCATGACGATGAGTATGGTGTGTTTGCAAATATGTTGTTTTGCTTTCTCCCACACAGTGCCATCGAATCCATAGAACCTTAGCCAGCCAGTTCAAATATGCCCTGGTTTGGGTAAGTTCAAGTCTTCAGAGGCAGTGACCTCCAGAAACTCATGTGCCTCTTGTCTCATAAACTGTGTGAACGAGCTCCCTCATGTTGACCCAGTgagcagaataaataaaatctatttTAAGGGTGTCATGGATAGGCTGCATTAAACCACAGCACTACACAGTGATTCATGGGGTcatgaatgtaaaaatgtaaatatgaccGCCTGTTTGCATAAAGATGGTGAACAAATCCGATGAGAGGTTTCGATGGTGTCccaacacaaaatgaatgtcATTGAAAGTTCACCGTGGTAGTTACGACATATTTTGCCAGTGAAATGTCTCTgcttgtagtttgttgtgtggCTGATACACTAAACTGTTTGTAGTAATGTCACTCAACAAGAATCACTCAAATAATTATACCTTTTGTGGAAGAACACAATTTAACATAtcaagatacttttttttttgtgccgagttgatgttgatgttgctTTTATCCCACAATGGGTTGTGCAagataaatgaaaatgtgtgcatTCTCAGCTGTAAATAATTCATAATCTAttgatattatttattatatgaaACTGGGACACGGTTTATGAACACTGCCTGTAAGCGTTGTCATGGTTCTCAAATGTCCCTACTCGTACCgttactacagtaaacacagctgcagctctcaGAATGAATAACTTTGGTCacagaccataataatactCACTATATTCAGTGCTCGTGTAGTTGACTCTCTAAATTAAATTCACCCGTAGAGCTacagctgtgttcactgtgtgtatgtatgagaaGCAGAGTAGCGATTCACTGCATTTAAAACCCAAACCAAAAGGGCCTGAACTGATTGGTGTGTTGGTCTTCCAGGGAACCAGTACCAAGTACAGCCCCCAGAGGGTCGGCCTCACACACATCATGGAGCACGAGGACGTCATCCAGATCGTTAAGAAGTAAAAACCAGCCTTTGATGGGACGGAGGAGAGACGGAGCAGGAAGAGTCACACTTTGAGTTAgaatggaggggaaaaaaagatccaCTGTACAGTAAACTTACTGCAATCAATGAAAAATATCCGCCATTcttattttgtatattaaaatgaacaaaatgcATTGAAGAGACCGAGCAGTCTTCAGGTGACCGTCCCCAGGAAATGCTGTATTTGactttttgattattattaagaAGATGCATTCATTCAGATAGAGAAacgagggggaggggagggggaaatAATAAAGTCCGTAAAATGATGAgtccttgtgtttcttttattactaTGAGTTTCACCTCTAA of the Cyclopterus lumpus isolate fCycLum1 chromosome 8, fCycLum1.pri, whole genome shotgun sequence genome contains:
- the drg2 gene encoding developmentally-regulated GTP-binding protein 2, whose translation is MGILEKIAEIEREIARTQKNKATEYHLGLLKAKLAKYRAQLLEPKSTGAKGEGFDVMKSGDARVALIGFPSVGKSTFLSLMTSTASEAASYEFTTLTCIPGVIEYKGANIQLLDLPGIIEGAAQGKGRGRQVIAVARTADVVIMMLDATKGEVQRELLEKELESVGIRLNRSKPNIYFKPKKGGGLSYNSTVPLTMCSEKLVQLILHEYKIFNAEVLFREDSTPDEFIDVIVGNRVYMPCLYVYNKVDQISIEEVDRLAHRANSVIISCGMKLNLDYLLETLWEYLALICIYTKKRGERPDFNDAIIMRRAASVEHVCHRIHRTLASQFKYALVWGTSTKYSPQRVGLTHIMEHEDVIQIVKK